From Synoicihabitans lomoniglobus, the proteins below share one genomic window:
- a CDS encoding superoxide dismutase family protein: protein MITPGSRFFRAVAFFSLLIFGAAAAHAAHHEKAMAPVGFKAIVVLVEGNDSGVSGTVTFEQTAKGVRVVADVMGLTPGKHGFHVHQKGDLSAANLTSTGGHYNPAGHDHAGPMAAKRHVGDLGNLTADASGHATADFVDTELALAGDHSIIGRGVIVHAGEDDLTSQPTGAAGGRVAGGVIGIIGMP, encoded by the coding sequence ATGATTACTCCTGGCTCCCGCTTCTTTCGCGCTGTCGCGTTTTTCTCCCTGCTCATTTTTGGTGCCGCCGCCGCCCATGCCGCGCACCACGAAAAGGCCATGGCGCCGGTCGGCTTCAAGGCGATCGTCGTGCTGGTGGAAGGCAACGATTCCGGGGTGAGCGGCACCGTGACCTTCGAGCAAACCGCCAAAGGTGTGCGCGTGGTCGCCGATGTGATGGGACTCACGCCGGGCAAACACGGATTTCACGTGCATCAAAAGGGCGACCTCTCCGCAGCCAACCTCACCTCGACCGGCGGCCACTATAATCCGGCGGGCCACGATCACGCCGGCCCCATGGCGGCCAAGCGTCACGTGGGCGATCTGGGTAATTTGACGGCCGATGCCTCGGGCCACGCCACGGCGGACTTTGTGGACACCGAACTCGCGCTGGCGGGGGACCACTCGATCATCGGTCGGGGGGTCATCGTCCACGCGGGCGAAGACGATCTCACCAGCCAGCCGACCGGAGCCGCCGGTGGTCGCGTCGCCGGAGGCGTGATCGGTATCATCGGCATGCCGTAG